AAAGAAGATCTGAATGAGACAACCCAAGATATTTTGCACATGCTCCAGGATTACAAAAGCATCCTGTCTACATAAAAACAGTAGGACAAACAAAGACTGAGCTACAGATGTCAAACTTTCTCCAAGATCATCAAACAGTAGGGTCTTAGTGCACAACTGCGCATCCAAGCATGCATGCATGCAAACCCATCATCCCACGCATAAAGAAAGGGGGAAAAAATATGGCAAACAATTTCAGGCAGGTATATGCCTCTAAAACCCAAGAGCAACAGAGTGCCCCTACTCCATTTATACAATTCATTAGTAAGCAAACATGGATCTAGAATTTTATCACATGGATACCCTTGAGCGGAAACATTAATATGCTTCTTCAGACTTGCTTCAGAAATAATCAAGTCAGGTTAAATTCAATCTCTGCTGCCAGATCCAATATGCGGTCTTTATCTGTGGTGAGCACGTGTGAGATAATACAGTCCCTTAGCTAAATTGCTTAGTTTGAAGAATTTAAACAACTTATGAACTGAAATTCCTTTGCACTCTTTAACAGCTTCTTCTAGTGACGTGATGATTTCCCAACCTAAATCACTTGAGATGACTTGGTGGTTATGCACTGTGACAATAATGGAGAAGCCCAAAAGATGATTTCTATGGAAGTTGTCAAGCAACAATAGATTTATGGACAACTTATACATGTTTATCAACCGCCAAAGTCAGCATGCTCAGAACAACTTATATACAGGATTTGACTATCAAAAGAATTTTCTTTAGCAACATTTATAAACTTATAAGTATCTATCAACCATCAAAGTCAGCTAGCTCAGACCAACTTATATACAGGCTTTGACTATCAAAGAGTTTTCTTTAGCAACATATGAGACAACAATCAAGTCATTATAAGAACCATTGACAATGAAACTAAAGAGAATTTGGGGAAGCATTTGCCAAAGGTTAAAAGGCGATTCACGGAAACTAAGAATTTCTCAAATTATACCCGTAACTGAATCCCAGTTAGGGAAGCTAATTTTTCCACCTCACGATATCCAAACCAAGAGCCATCCGGCCTTTTCAAGTTGAATGACAGTATAGAACCTGATTCGTGACAAAGTACCTGAAAGAAAAAAGTGCATCCTACATCAGAAATGAAAGGCATATGCAACAATTGGTTGACATGTATGAGCATACACACACAGAAGTGCAGGGATTAGGGAACTCCAAAATGTAGAATCTCTAAGTCACTCAGTCACAGCTGTTCATGCATATGCAATCTGTACCATGGGTTAACACTTAACATTATAGATTGTTGGGATTAAAACTCCAATCCCTTAAACATTTTGCCTATCTGTGATAATTAGTTTTGAACCATGCCTTTTTATCTTATCATTGACACTCAGATAATTATAAACTGCATCCTCTTTTAAAGAGATTTTACCAATGAAAATGAACAAGAATAAGAAGTAAAaggtaaacaaaaaaaaaaaacacctttTAGTTATGCAACATTGGAAACCAAAATTAGACACTGGTTATGCTATGAATAATTTTCCTTGATTACAGATTGTTCGTACTGTGAGACAATTATTCTGGAATGATATCACATTAACTTTAGTTACATAAACTAACCTTTGAAGCACGGCTTTTGTAAATTGTACAAACTTTAGCCCCATTTTCATGCCTTAAATCCAAAAGCATCTTCTCCACATGCATTGTAAGCGATGCTGTATGCCTGAAAGGTACAGAATGAAAGAAATGGACTAGGTTTACAGTACAAATTACAGAAAGCACATAGAACCAAGGACCTTATATTTTAACCAGATCAATCACGATAGAAGTTACACATGAACACACCCAAATCTATATCCACATCAGTGTTTTGACTGTTAATGCCAAATACTTCAATTAATATGCGGGGAATTCATGTCTAAGCAAATTGTAATCTTCTATGCGGAAGGGGACCATCTAAATGCCAACAGGAATCTAGACAATGTCTCAGTAGTAGGCTTGAATTAAATTGGCCTTTCAATTTTCTAGGGCTTTCATTCCAAATAACCAGCAGCCAAGCATGTGTATGTTACTCTGAGGTCCGCAACAAAAACTAATTAAGTGCACTAAAGTAGCAAAAATAATCACTCCCATTGTTTTTGCACATTAAATGCCAGCTCACAACACTCTGATCTTGCTTTATGAGCTTATGCACTGTCAACAGTAATCAATTAGAGAAGTTAACTGTCAaccaaaaaattttcaaaatttttccaTTATACATAAAGTGGGAAGGAAATCTAAAAAGCTATATTCCAATCTAATAATTAAGCTACACAAGTAATCAGATCTATTCATGGACCTAATAATCAGAAATGGAAACAAAAAATTCAGCAATCAAGCTTGTTAGTTGACTTGGAGATGGTACAAAATTGAAAAGACTTCAGTTGGTTCCTTGCTATTGACTAGATATGCTAACAGAATGATGCATCTTCATCCTCTTCACCCTCACCCCTCTTCTTTTTTTCCTCCTCTCTCTCTGTGTAACACCACTGCTATTTGCCAGTGTCTTGGTTCCACCTAACAGCATAATTACAAGGGACAATCTGCAAAATCATTATGAGGCTATGAGCTATTTACTTACCGGCAAATACCAGGTGCAGTCAAAGAATTGAGTATTTTAAATCCGTGACATATGGATGCAATGCTCAGAAATGAAATGGTGCCATCCTCAAAAAGCTCCTCAACACTTTCTCTTCTTTTAACAAAGTCCATGTCAGCAAATGAAGCAGCAACAGTGCCTGGACCTCTTTTACATTAACCaatgcaaaaaataaataacacatTGATTCCAATTAAAACAGCCAAGAACGAACCTCCACTAAAGTAATTCTGCTTTAGTATCTTAGCAGCATCTGTGGCatcataataaaaagaaaatgttaCGGGGAATGACTGCATAACAATGTAGAATAATCCTAATAACTACAAATGTCCGAAACTCATATGGAAAGAAGTAAATTCTACAAATACAGGCAttagaaaacaagaaaaaaggaaggaaaatgaGCAGCATGAAACAAGATGACAACAAAGGTCTTGCACCCTCTCCACGTATGTCAAATAAATGATAACCATAATTGTGGTTAGAGTAAACAAGTAATAATTGGTAGCATGCAAGAACTTCCAGTATAATTTACTTAAAAGTTCTTTACAAAACCAATCACTTACCATTTCGAACAAGGAGAGCACCAAGTCCAGTTGGATAGCCAAATAACTTCAAAAAATAACAAGACAATAAAACATGAATACCAGAGggaagtatttttaaaatttaaatggatGCAATCCCATACAAATCTGTACCTTGTAGAATGAGATTACAACAAAATCTGCAGGATACTTTGACAAATCTGGTGGTTGTGTTGCACATCCTTTTGCTGCGTCAATCAAGACCAACCAGCGTCCCCTATTTTACAAGAAAACTGCAAGATTATAGACTCCACAACGACTGCAGCACCAGATCAAGCATTCTAACTACCCTTATGCACTAACAAAAGCAACAAAGTCatggtaaaaaaattaaataaaaagaataacatGGTAAATTAAATCAGGTAAATATTGAAAACTTAGCGCTCCTATATTCAGATTTGTAACCAGACCTAATTAATTTATCCAGTAGATTAAAATCCTAGTGCTTCTACATTCTAAAGAGAATAAAGAGACCAGAAAGTTAACAACATGCACAATAAAGGAAATATTACAATTTACATACTTGTGAAATTGTGAACCTTCCATGATTCTTTCTGAATTATCCTTTATAAGCTTCACCAATTCTAGGCTGAACCTAAAGCCTGAGAAATTGCACTCAGAAGGAAAAGCAAACAAGTTGTAAGAATTACCTGCAAAATGAAAAATACATGAGAAAGCGAGTCAGATTTTATTCAATTCCAGAATAATCATATATTATATGTAACCATAATAATTCTCCCTTCTCTTTCGGAATTAATCAGAAGATAATATCTCAAAGATATGCCAACTAACAACTATGAAATTATTTCTCTGGTTGAAATGCATATACAGAGTATTTTAAGAAAATGAGGAATAGACAACTGTAGCTTCAAGCAGAAGTGGAAGCAGAAAAAGTGTCATACATATGAAGAAAAATCTTGTTCACATAAAGAGTACTGCAACTGGAGAAAATGAGGTAGAATATTTCAAACATGTCATTTCAGCATCTAACTAGAAGGTTTCATGtgctaaatttaattatttttcaacaaATTACCCATGGGCTCTCCTTCCAGAAATTCAGCTTCATTTCTCCGTTGAACTGGGTGTAGTGACACCTTTACTCCACCATGATTCACTGGACTTTCAACATCTACTGCAAAGGCTGCAGCTCCTTGACTGAGAGCATATCTGACAATGTTAAGTGTAGACAGAGCTATGAATTTATATCTTATACAtttgaaacaaaagaaaaatgcaTGCTAAGACCATTCAGCTCAAAGGCAGTGTATTCATTATTAAGATAATCAGGGTCAAAACCTACATGCCATGACTAATTCCACTGCTGCAATTTATCTAGGTCTCCACCTTCATGAGGTGGGCACCAGTAGGATTGTAAAAATAAGTGCACGCAAAAATAGtaggaaaaataaaagttacaagaaaaattataaaaattaaacagaaaagtaaaaaaccagGACTTCACAATGGTGGATACTCTCTTATCCCAAGCACACTATTATGATTCTCCATGGTGTACATAAAATTGCTCCCCCAGTTCCAAGGAAAGGCCTCCCCAATCAGCTTCAGTGCTGCTGTTGCACCAGATGTAAATATGCATTTGTAGTCCTTTGGAGACGCATTGCAGTAATCGAGTACCTGGGTTCACAAGAGCAAATGTTAATGTGCAAACTGCAAAGTTTGAGATGCAGTTGGGATTcacttgaaaaatattaatagtCAAGTCCAGGAACGAGGTAGGGATCTCCTTTAGCATATCATATAAGTCCATTTGATTAGAATCATTACCGTTCACTTAAAAAGAAGGGGCTGAAATTAGGCATAAGTAATAAGAATTCACAGTACCTGTTGGCGTGCTTCCCTTACTATTTCAAGAGTTGCTGAACTAGCTTCACTTTGGCTATCTGAATTTGAATTAAAGATTTCACCAAAAGCGAATTACAAATAATTGCGACATATATATAGAAGTGCAACCATTGAATAGTCTTCTTCATGGAATCTACAATACGAACTTGTTTTAATTCTGCGTCAATATAccaatgaaaattttcaatatgATTTGTTGTGCTTCATAGAGAAAGGCAGTGAACAATCGTTTGTTGTTTATTTATCAAATGCAAACAAGGATACGTGGATTTCCGTAAACCCTAGAATTGAGATCTTTAAAAATTGCCTCCAACTGCAATTCCGAGTATAAAGTTGCACCAGCATGGTCCAAGTATACTAGACCTGCAATTTCCCAATGCACGTCCATTTTTGCGGTGAATTGCTGAAGCATAAATAATCAGAGAAAACaacaagaagaagcagaaggagCAAAGTATTTAACAGAAACAAGAGAAACATAATCCGACCACTTTGGTCTAATCGCTTGAATTCAGTGGCTCGAATTTCATCGATACTCTTGGGACCATTTGGGTAGCCATAATCGTGACCAAACTCCTTGAGGAACTCTTCCTTGTCAACGCCCATGATTCTTCTTCTCCGATATGTGTACGCTTAAAGGCAAAGAGGATTGGACGATCGCAAGTCTGTAAACGGAGTTGGTGAGTTGAATCTAAAGCGACGACCAATAATCCCCTTGCTTACGATTCTCAAGTTGATCAAGATTCCAATTCGAGACTGGTTTTTCAAACCGGCATCTAATTTATTTAGCCTTTCACCCCAAAATTTTCCCGGCAAAATTCCTTCTTGTACTATTTCGATCTCAATTCTCAACAGATAAAATTTTTCTATATCCTCTGTTTACCGAGGCGGTGATCAAAATAATGCACATCGAGCGGTCATAAAAATGTGATAAATTATCTGTTTTTAACTAAAATGCAattattacaaatttaattttacataatcatattcaattattaattaatttttatgagtttacataaataattaaattatatttcataacaaatcaattaaatatttgaattcaattataaaatatcaaaaaaaaaagtaaatcatTTGAAgtaagtaaattattttaagaaagaTGGCTTCATTTAAGTCTAATTATCAACATTAATCTTTAAAGgactgatgatctgagatccagaaaaatgAGGTTTTACAATGAGTTCTGTAAATCTGGAAAAATTTAgatctagaggagagtatttctccttttatatgtttccttttgtctgctagtgatgtGTTAACAGAACGTGTATCATTGGATCACCtatccctgctacgttgatatggacgtacgagcgAATTAGATCTCTGTCTCATGCATAACGGCCCCTAATTCTCCCCGGGCGCGCATGCGGAGGGTCCCATAAGGCGTAGGGGCTGAACTCCTTTCTAGTTCTGGGCTGGGCCAAAGGATGAGGTTAAGACTAGGCCCGGAGGGAATCTGTCCATCGGGCCGAGAGAGCTAGACCGGCCTATTTGA
This Manihot esculenta cultivar AM560-2 chromosome 6, M.esculenta_v8, whole genome shotgun sequence DNA region includes the following protein-coding sequences:
- the LOC110617318 gene encoding molybdenum cofactor sulfurase isoform X2, whose amino-acid sequence is MGVDKEEFLKEFGHDYGYPNGPKSIDEIRATEFKRLDQSGLVYLDHAGATLYSELQLEAIFKDLNSRVYGNPHSQSEASSATLEIVREARQQVLDYCNASPKDYKCIFTSGATAALKLIGEAFPWNWGSNFMYTMENHNSVLGIREYALSQGAAAFAVDVESPVNHGGVKVSLHPVQRRNEAEFLEGEPMGNSYNLFAFPSECNFSGFRFSLELVKLIKDNSERIMEGSQFHKGRWLVLIDAAKGCATQPPDLSKYPADFVVISFYKLFGYPTGLGALLVRNDAAKILKQNYFSGGTVAASFADMDFVKRRESVEELFEDGTISFLSIASICHGFKILNSLTAPGICRHTASLTMHVEKMLLDLRHENGAKVCTIYKSRASKVLCHESGSILSFNLKRPDGSWFGYREVEKLASLTGIQLRTGCFCNPGACAKYLGLSHSDLLSNLEAGHVCWDDNDIIKGKPTGAVRVSFGYMSTYEDAKKFIDFITRSFVSTPYKSGNGNLLRPRSIPFSSEGRGKGYSSVSYLKSITIYPIKSCGGFSVESWPLTSTGLRHDREWLIKSLTGEILTQKKVPEMCFISTSIDLNRGLMFVESPRCRVKLQINLRIDSYTDTKEEIELHAKRFEVQHCANDVNLWFSNAVGRPCTLLRYSSSKDTCKNRAMNMCRDVQSRLSFANEAQFLLISEESVSDLNNRLSLNVRKGTHETPLQVNPMRFRPNLVISGGEPYAEDGWRSLKIGSKSFTSLGGCNRCQMINIVHGSGQVQRSNEPLATLATYRRVKGKILFGILLRCENTDKPGLQTDSWLQVGQEVNPYSE
- the LOC110617318 gene encoding molybdenum cofactor sulfurase isoform X1 — encoded protein: MGVDKEEFLKEFGHDYGYPNGPKSIDEIRATEFKRLDQSGLVYLDHAGATLYSELQLEAIFKDLNSRVYGNPHSQSEASSATLEIVREARQQVLDYCNASPKDYKCIFTSGATAALKLIGEAFPWNWGSNFMYTMENHNSVLGIREYALSQGAAAFAVDVESPVNHGGVKVSLHPVQRRNEAEFLEGEPMGNSYNLFAFPSECNFSGFRFSLELVKLIKDNSERIMEGSQFHKGRWLVLIDAAKGCATQPPDLSKYPADFVVISFYKLFGYPTGLGALLVRNDAAKILKQNYFSGGTVAASFADMDFVKRRESVEELFEDGTISFLSIASICHGFKILNSLTAPGICRHTASLTMHVEKMLLDLRHENGAKVCTIYKSRASKVLCHESGSILSFNLKRPDGSWFGYREVEKLASLTGIQLRTGCFCNPGACAKYLGLSHSDLLSNLEAGHVCWDDNDIIKGKPTGAVRVSFGYMSTYEDAKKFIDFITRSFVSTPYKSGNGNLLRPRSIPFSSEGRGKGYSSVSYLKSITIYPIKSCGGFSVESWPLTSTGLRHDREWLIKSLTGEILTQKKVPEMCFISTSIDLNRGLMFVESPRCRVKLQINLRIDSYTDTKEEIELHAKSRFEVQHCANDVNLWFSNAVGRPCTLLRYSSSKDTCKNRAMNMCRDVQSRLSFANEAQFLLISEESVSDLNNRLSLNVRKGTHETPLQVNPMRFRPNLVISGGEPYAEDGWRSLKIGSKSFTSLGGCNRCQMINIVHGSGQVQRSNEPLATLATYRRVKGKILFGILLRCENTDKPGLQTDSWLQVGQEVNPYSE